In a genomic window of Sphingomonas koreensis:
- a CDS encoding flagellar biosynthetic protein FliQ: protein MEADRALNLLNDMLWNCMVVGGPILIATLLIGLAVSVVQVATQLQEVTLSYVPKLLTAALLLILLGPWMISRVTDFARALYLSIPSLAV, encoded by the coding sequence CCGCGCGCTTAATCTGCTCAACGACATGTTGTGGAACTGTATGGTCGTCGGCGGGCCGATCCTGATCGCGACCCTGCTGATCGGGCTAGCCGTCAGCGTGGTCCAGGTCGCGACCCAGCTTCAGGAAGTGACGCTGAGCTATGTGCCCAAGCTGCTCACCGCCGCGCTGCTGCTGATCCTGCTCGGGCCGTGGATGATCTCGCGCGTCACCGACTTCGCCCGCGCGCTCTACCTGTCCATCCCCTCGCTCGCCGTCTGA
- a CDS encoding flagellar biosynthetic protein FliR: MGDFADQIVATLLVSLRIAPTLAFAQPFTLLRVPASIRLMLSISLAAWLVAGNPAATWQSDFWNAGLPVVVANELLLGISLALALQLAFAALLVAGRTIDIQAGFGLAVLVDPTTRASMPLVGTVFAYLGAAIFFAIGGPADLLAIWAASVDRVPLGAAATAGADPGVLIDYMGAVFLLAIGLSGLVLLVLFLLDLAIAFLSRTMPQMNVLLLGFQVKAIATLAVLPLALPLSGALFVRLLRLALETTPQVL; the protein is encoded by the coding sequence ATGGGGGATTTCGCCGATCAGATCGTCGCCACGCTGCTCGTCAGCCTGCGCATAGCCCCTACCCTCGCCTTCGCCCAGCCCTTCACCCTGCTGCGCGTCCCGGCCAGCATCCGCCTGATGCTTTCGATCAGCCTCGCCGCATGGCTGGTCGCCGGCAATCCCGCCGCGACCTGGCAGTCGGACTTCTGGAACGCAGGCCTGCCGGTGGTAGTCGCGAACGAGCTGCTGCTCGGCATCTCCCTGGCGCTGGCGCTTCAGCTCGCCTTCGCCGCGCTGCTCGTGGCCGGCCGGACGATCGACATCCAGGCCGGCTTCGGGCTCGCCGTGCTGGTCGACCCCACCACGCGGGCGTCGATGCCGCTGGTCGGCACCGTCTTCGCCTATCTCGGTGCGGCAATCTTCTTCGCGATCGGTGGACCGGCCGATCTGCTGGCGATCTGGGCCGCGTCGGTCGATCGCGTACCGCTGGGCGCTGCGGCGACCGCAGGGGCCGATCCGGGTGTGCTGATCGATTATATGGGGGCGGTGTTCCTGCTCGCGATCGGCCTTTCCGGACTGGTGCTGCTGGTGCTGTTCCTGCTCGATCTCGCGATCGCCTTCCTGTCGCGGACGATGCCACAGATGAACGTGCTGCTGCTCGGTTTCCAGGTGAAGGCGATCGCGACGCTGGCGGTACTCCCGCTCGCCCTGCCGCTTTCGGGCGCTTTGTTCGTTCGGCTGCTGCGCCTCGCGCTCGAAACGACGCCGCAGGTGCTCTAG
- a CDS encoding EscU/YscU/HrcU family type III secretion system export apparatus switch protein, whose translation MAGEQQDQDRSEAPTPYKLRRARERGMVARSVELGFLGSLIALAAFITVAGGSFAARIAEMMRLTFAAGIDRAADPEQARELIGMTYWTMLQPLLLLGGTVMAVVLLLELIQLRGFIFSTHPLKPDFTRLNPAQGLKRLFSTRLLKETLKTLLKAAVYSAALWLIVAEAIERYAIASSEAERLAGVLAAAGMRLALVFIAIAIGFAIFDQILVRGEFTKQMRMSHREVTREHKEREGDPRIRQKRKQLHKEYASQSQGAGNLPGSDMLIVNPEHFAVALRYDADVMTAPTVSAKGRNRLALALKAEAARLGIPVLRRPELARALYRHATSGHEIPPENYEAVAELYIQLRREAASHPQSPGE comes from the coding sequence ATGGCGGGCGAACAGCAGGATCAGGACCGCAGCGAAGCGCCCACGCCCTACAAGCTGCGCCGCGCCCGCGAACGCGGCATGGTGGCGCGCAGCGTCGAGCTCGGCTTCCTCGGCAGCCTGATCGCGCTCGCAGCCTTCATCACCGTTGCCGGCGGCAGCTTCGCAGCGCGCATCGCGGAGATGATGCGGCTCACCTTCGCCGCCGGGATCGACCGCGCGGCGGACCCCGAACAGGCGCGCGAACTGATCGGCATGACCTACTGGACGATGCTTCAGCCGCTGCTGCTGCTCGGCGGCACAGTAATGGCGGTGGTGCTCCTGCTCGAGCTCATTCAGTTGCGCGGCTTCATCTTCAGCACGCATCCGCTCAAGCCCGATTTCACCCGGCTCAACCCCGCACAGGGGCTGAAACGCCTCTTCTCGACGCGGCTGCTCAAGGAGACGCTCAAGACCCTGCTCAAGGCTGCGGTCTATAGCGCCGCGCTCTGGCTGATCGTCGCCGAGGCGATCGAGCGCTATGCAATCGCCTCGAGCGAGGCCGAACGGCTGGCCGGGGTTCTGGCAGCGGCAGGAATGCGGCTAGCACTGGTGTTCATAGCAATTGCCATAGGCTTCGCGATCTTCGACCAGATCCTGGTGCGCGGCGAATTCACCAAGCAGATGCGCATGAGCCATCGCGAGGTAACGCGCGAGCACAAGGAGCGCGAGGGCGATCCGAGAATCCGCCAGAAGCGCAAGCAGCTCCACAAGGAATATGCCAGCCAGAGTCAGGGTGCCGGCAACCTCCCCGGCTCGGACATGCTGATCGTCAATCCAGAGCATTTCGCGGTGGCGCTGCGCTACGATGCCGACGTGATGACGGCACCGACCGTCTCGGCCAAGGGCCGCAACCGCCTGGCCCTCGCGCTCAAGGCCGAAGCCGCACGGCTCGGTATTCCGGTGCTACGCCGCCCCGAGCTGGCGCGCGCGCTCTACCGTCACGCAACCTCAGGCCATGAAATCCCGCCCGAGAACTATGAGGCGGTCGCCGAACTCTATATCCAGCTGCGGCGCGAGGCCGCTTCCCATCCTCAAAGCCCGGGCGAGTGA
- a CDS encoding flagellar biosynthesis protein FlhA, which yields MFQRFYDNNKDLVLVGATIAILVILFAPIPPALLDLAIILNFGLGLSIMLLTFYVAKPVDFSTFPSLLLVATLYRLSLNVAATRLILTGADAGEVIGSIGEFAVQGNFVIGLVVFAILVVVQYVVVTSGAQRVSEVAARFTLDSMPGQQMSIDADLNMGLIDQKEAIRRREELEKEASFYGAMDGASKFVKGDAIAGIIILLINIIAGWIVGVTQMGMEWGEALHRFTLLTIGDGIATQLPALIISIATGIIVTRSAADNKLSTEVFRQLSSEPRIPLIVAAVLLALLLLPGMPKWPIALIALVAFGVWWRGRRRRGAGVAADDTALADNAASLPVIAPLEIRLGAALREAWREQEPLILERIAGVRRGHEQEFGMPLPAVQLLEGDGLGSDEYEVRLFGSRYGAAEIHPDRVLAIISQESRDGLDGIKAQDPAFGLPATWITAADAEAARAGGHTIVDPVTVLMTHFTDIVRTEASTLVTRPAVAALLDGVRSRQPGMVEELLPNTLTISDVQRVLQNLVGEGISIANIDLIVEHLVDLARTQKDPAELTELIRQRMSYAICNQLRGRHNDLAVLSLDPRVENQIATSINANGGRAGIAVEPKLAEQIIRKLAPLSEEMFRQGRTPVLLCGGESRRHLRSLTRRSIPKLSILSVSEIPMRINLKSFDVVRLEG from the coding sequence ATGTTCCAGCGCTTCTACGACAACAACAAGGATCTGGTGCTGGTCGGCGCCACGATCGCGATCCTCGTGATCCTGTTCGCGCCGATCCCGCCCGCGTTGCTCGATCTAGCGATCATCCTGAATTTCGGCCTCGGCCTCTCGATCATGCTGCTCACCTTCTATGTGGCGAAGCCGGTCGACTTCTCGACCTTCCCGTCGCTGTTGCTGGTAGCGACGCTCTATCGCCTGTCGCTCAATGTCGCGGCGACGCGCCTGATCCTGACCGGAGCGGATGCGGGCGAGGTGATCGGATCGATCGGCGAGTTCGCCGTACAGGGCAATTTCGTGATCGGGCTCGTTGTCTTCGCGATCCTGGTCGTGGTGCAATATGTTGTGGTGACCAGCGGCGCGCAGCGTGTGTCGGAGGTCGCCGCGCGCTTCACGCTCGATTCGATGCCGGGTCAGCAGATGAGCATCGACGCCGACCTCAATATGGGCCTGATCGATCAGAAGGAAGCGATACGCCGTCGCGAAGAGCTGGAGAAGGAAGCGAGCTTCTATGGCGCGATGGACGGTGCGTCCAAGTTCGTGAAGGGCGATGCGATCGCGGGCATCATCATTCTGCTGATCAACATCATTGCCGGGTGGATCGTCGGCGTTACCCAGATGGGCATGGAATGGGGCGAGGCGCTGCACCGCTTCACCCTGCTGACGATCGGCGACGGCATCGCCACGCAGCTCCCCGCGCTCATCATCTCGATTGCCACCGGCATCATCGTCACCCGCTCGGCCGCCGACAACAAGCTCAGCACCGAGGTGTTCCGCCAGCTCTCGTCCGAGCCGCGTATTCCGCTGATCGTCGCAGCGGTGCTGCTCGCTTTGCTGCTGCTGCCCGGCATGCCGAAATGGCCGATCGCGCTTATCGCGCTGGTTGCGTTCGGGGTCTGGTGGCGCGGACGCCGGCGCCGGGGGGCAGGTGTGGCTGCTGACGATACAGCGCTGGCGGACAATGCTGCGAGCTTGCCAGTGATCGCTCCTCTTGAAATCCGGCTGGGCGCGGCCTTGCGCGAAGCGTGGCGCGAGCAGGAGCCGCTGATCCTCGAACGGATCGCCGGCGTGCGGCGCGGCCACGAGCAGGAGTTCGGCATGCCGCTTCCGGCGGTCCAGCTGCTCGAAGGCGATGGCCTGGGCAGCGACGAGTATGAGGTGCGCCTGTTCGGGTCACGCTATGGTGCCGCCGAGATCCATCCCGATCGCGTGCTCGCCATCATCAGCCAGGAAAGCCGTGACGGCCTTGACGGCATCAAGGCACAGGATCCCGCGTTCGGACTTCCGGCAACCTGGATCACGGCCGCTGACGCGGAAGCAGCACGCGCAGGCGGCCATACGATCGTCGATCCCGTTACCGTGCTGATGACGCATTTCACCGACATCGTCCGGACCGAGGCGAGCACGCTGGTGACGCGTCCCGCGGTCGCCGCGCTGCTCGATGGCGTCCGTTCCCGCCAGCCGGGGATGGTCGAGGAGCTGCTTCCCAACACGCTCACCATTTCCGATGTACAGCGGGTTCTTCAGAACCTTGTCGGCGAAGGCATTTCGATCGCGAACATCGACCTGATTGTCGAGCATCTCGTCGACCTGGCGCGGACGCAGAAGGACCCGGCCGAGCTGACCGAGCTGATCCGCCAGCGCATGAGCTACGCGATCTGCAACCAGCTGCGCGGGCGGCACAACGATCTTGCGGTGCTGAGCCTCGATCCGCGCGTCGAGAACCAGATCGCGACCAGCATCAACGCAAATGGCGGCCGCGCCGGCATCGCGGTCGAGCCCAAGCTTGCCGAGCAGATCATTCGCAAGCTCGCGCCGCTTTCGGAAGAGATGTTCCGTCAGGGCCGCACGCCCGTGCTGCTGTGCGGCGGCGAATCGCGACGCCACTTGCGATCGCTGACCCGTCGCAGCATCCCCAAGTTATCGATCCTCTCGGTCAGCGAAATTCCGATGCGAATCAACCTCAAGTCATTCGACGTCGTCCGTCTGGAAGGATAA
- a CDS encoding tetratricopeptide repeat protein produces the protein MSPFDRLNSFLKQDPQNANLAADTVEAAIAEERLDEAQALLAHGPIDAPRAAYLNGLVAMGRQDWAGAAALYQGMFDTGETAPAIRFNLAWSLAMEKHAEQALAVLDEATAQALPQAAELEIRLRHELGEFDRAEERAHALLSLHPDHRGLNAAVATLAIDVEDTALAARCASKAGDHPEALTTLGTLALESEDSATARALFAQALERDPQSPRALIGHGLSRLIDADHGGAAAELDRGAALFGTHLGSWIAAGWAHFTAGDTAMARSRFEHALGLDDSFAESHGSLAALDVLEGDLDGARRRIVIARRLDRASFSAALAEMLLAAGSGDTERSRHIFETALATPLDASGRTLAQSFARLGARLG, from the coding sequence ATGAGCCCCTTCGATCGACTGAACTCATTCCTCAAGCAGGATCCGCAGAACGCGAACCTCGCCGCCGATACGGTCGAGGCGGCCATCGCCGAAGAGAGGCTGGATGAAGCGCAGGCGCTGCTGGCGCACGGTCCGATCGACGCGCCGCGTGCCGCCTATCTCAATGGGTTGGTCGCGATGGGCCGGCAGGACTGGGCCGGCGCCGCAGCGCTGTATCAGGGCATGTTCGATACGGGCGAGACGGCGCCGGCGATCCGCTTCAATCTTGCCTGGTCTCTTGCCATGGAAAAGCACGCCGAGCAGGCTCTGGCCGTTCTCGACGAAGCGACCGCGCAGGCGCTGCCCCAGGCGGCCGAACTGGAGATCCGCTTGCGGCATGAACTCGGCGAGTTCGACCGTGCCGAAGAGCGCGCACATGCGCTGCTGTCGCTTCATCCGGATCATCGCGGCCTCAATGCCGCAGTGGCGACGCTGGCGATCGACGTCGAGGACACCGCGCTCGCCGCGCGCTGCGCGTCAAAGGCGGGGGACCATCCGGAGGCGCTCACCACGCTCGGGACCCTTGCATTGGAAAGCGAGGACAGCGCCACCGCGCGCGCGCTGTTCGCGCAAGCGCTTGAACGCGACCCCCAATCGCCTCGCGCCCTGATCGGCCATGGCCTCTCGCGCCTGATCGACGCCGATCATGGGGGCGCCGCCGCCGAACTCGATCGGGGGGCCGCGCTGTTCGGAACGCATCTCGGCTCATGGATCGCAGCCGGCTGGGCGCATTTCACCGCCGGCGACACCGCAATGGCCCGATCGCGGTTCGAGCATGCGCTTGGCCTGGATGACAGCTTTGCGGAATCGCACGGCTCCCTCGCCGCGCTCGACGTGCTTGAAGGCGATCTCGACGGCGCACGCCGGCGCATCGTAATCGCCAGGCGCCTCGACCGCGCCAGTTTTTCGGCAGCGCTTGCCGAGATGCTGCTGGCCGCAGGGTCCGGCGATACCGAAAGGTCGCGGCATATCTTCGAAACCGCGCTGGCAACTCCGCTCGATGCAAGCGGCCGCACCCTAGCCCAGTCGTTCGCCCGGCTCGGGGCGCGACTGGGCTAG
- a CDS encoding tetratricopeptide repeat protein has protein sequence MTGNCSDAEMETLMLALAEGADDAFAQLEALVLRYPADARLHFLRGSLLIGAGRAIEAHAALSEAVILAPDYALARFQLGFFELTSGEPARALRTWEPLDAQLPPDHYLILFAGGLRNLIEDRFEAAIANLEAGVVANAENLPLNGDMQLIIAECRKQLGAEETTDEASATSLLLDQFASRGTMH, from the coding sequence ATGACCGGAAATTGCTCCGATGCCGAAATGGAAACGCTGATGCTTGCTTTGGCAGAAGGGGCGGACGATGCGTTCGCTCAGCTCGAGGCGCTGGTGCTGCGCTATCCCGCCGATGCCCGGCTGCATTTTCTTCGGGGGTCGCTGCTGATCGGGGCCGGCCGTGCGATTGAGGCGCACGCGGCCCTGAGCGAGGCCGTGATTCTTGCGCCAGACTATGCGCTTGCACGCTTCCAGCTCGGTTTCTTCGAGCTGACCTCGGGGGAGCCGGCGCGTGCGCTGCGCACCTGGGAGCCGCTGGATGCACAGCTCCCGCCCGATCATTATCTCATCCTGTTCGCCGGTGGATTGCGAAATCTCATCGAAGACCGCTTCGAGGCAGCGATTGCGAACCTTGAAGCCGGTGTCGTTGCAAATGCGGAAAACCTCCCGCTAAACGGCGATATGCAGCTGATCATTGCCGAATGCCGCAAGCAGCTTGGTGCGGAGGAAACGACGGACGAAGCTTCGGCGACCTCCCTGCTGCTCGACCAGTTCGCCTCGCGCGGGACGATGCACTAG
- a CDS encoding sigma-70 family RNA polymerase sigma factor, giving the protein MKRRRATGLALVEVPPRVEASLWRRLRFEAEPGCRETIFMRYRALARSIARQNRGRAVNGADAGDIEHFAYEGLLQAIDRYDPLRGVAFGAFARRRIAGSIADGTARQSDVAAQSRQHGRARRERLQLLGSEAAAESDALRALSALVSGLAIGLILEETGLVAPDGGADFRPSAYESLAMREFQAVLREAIARLPHREAMIIRLHYEDGVSFTHIAELLHLSKGRVSQLHGAALARLKQRMRNTT; this is encoded by the coding sequence ATGAAGCGTCGACGTGCCACCGGCCTTGCACTTGTTGAGGTGCCGCCTCGGGTCGAGGCCTCGCTCTGGCGGCGGCTGCGCTTCGAAGCCGAACCTGGTTGCCGTGAGACGATCTTCATGCGCTATCGTGCGCTCGCCCGCTCGATTGCGCGGCAGAACCGCGGCCGGGCAGTCAACGGAGCGGATGCGGGTGACATCGAGCATTTCGCCTATGAAGGACTGCTACAGGCGATCGACCGCTACGATCCCCTGCGGGGCGTAGCGTTCGGTGCCTTTGCGAGGCGCAGGATCGCCGGAAGCATCGCTGATGGCACGGCCCGGCAAAGCGACGTTGCGGCACAATCGCGGCAGCACGGCCGGGCCCGGCGCGAACGGCTTCAGCTGCTCGGTAGCGAGGCCGCCGCCGAGTCGGACGCGCTGCGTGCCCTGTCTGCGCTCGTTTCGGGGCTTGCGATCGGGCTGATCCTTGAGGAGACGGGGCTGGTCGCCCCCGATGGCGGCGCGGATTTTCGCCCGAGCGCCTATGAATCGCTCGCGATGCGTGAGTTTCAGGCGGTACTTCGCGAGGCGATCGCCCGATTGCCGCATCGCGAGGCGATGATCATTCGCCTCCACTATGAGGACGGTGTTAGCTTCACGCATATTGCCGAGCTGCTTCACCTGTCCAAGGGCCGGGTTTCCCAGCTTCACGGGGCCGCATTGGCCAGGCTCAAGCAACGCATGAGGAATACGACATGA
- the fliP gene encoding flagellar type III secretion system pore protein FliP (The bacterial flagellar biogenesis protein FliP forms a type III secretion system (T3SS)-type pore required for flagellar assembly.) yields the protein MAFAGTLLVAVPAAAAPPGAGIGTDAVRTMLVLTMLAVLPAIVVSMTSFIRIVIVLSMVRHAFGMPETPPNPVLVALALFLTAFTMSPTLDALNSRALQPLMAGSITVEQAIERGSVPLRDFMLAQTRDEDIEAIYTIAKAPLPARPEEVELLKLAPAFILNELRVAFTIGFVILLPFLLIDLVVASILLALGMMMVPPATIALPIKILMFVLIDGWGLILRGVLGSFR from the coding sequence ATGGCGTTCGCAGGCACGCTGCTGGTCGCCGTTCCCGCTGCGGCCGCCCCGCCGGGCGCCGGTATCGGGACCGATGCGGTGCGCACCATGCTGGTCCTCACCATGTTGGCGGTGCTCCCGGCGATCGTCGTCAGCATGACCAGCTTCATACGGATCGTCATCGTGCTCTCGATGGTTCGCCATGCGTTCGGCATGCCCGAGACCCCGCCCAACCCGGTGCTGGTCGCGCTGGCGTTGTTTCTGACAGCCTTCACCATGTCCCCGACGCTGGACGCGCTCAACAGCCGGGCGCTGCAGCCGCTGATGGCCGGCTCGATCACGGTCGAGCAGGCGATAGAGCGGGGCAGTGTGCCGCTTCGCGACTTCATGCTCGCTCAAACCCGTGATGAGGATATCGAGGCGATCTATACGATTGCCAAGGCGCCGCTCCCCGCGCGGCCCGAAGAGGTCGAGCTTCTCAAGCTTGCGCCGGCTTTCATTCTCAACGAATTGCGGGTTGCCTTCACGATCGGCTTCGTGATCCTCCTTCCGTTTCTTCTGATCGATCTTGTGGTAGCCAGCATTCTGCTCGCGCTTGGTATGATGATGGTGCCGCCGGCCACGATCGCGCTGCCGATCAAGATCCTGATGTTCGTGCTGATTGACGGTTGGGGCCTGATCCTTCGCGGGGTGCTCGGCAGTTTCCGATGA
- a CDS encoding FliM/FliN family flagellar motor switch protein, producing MTKTVSSSVSNDRPTRVSAKIIENVSVELEALLGTARLTVADLSALQPGDAVPLTTALNEVVELRLGGAVVARGELVAVDEKFGVRLTEIGQWPE from the coding sequence GTGACAAAAACCGTATCGTCCAGCGTATCAAATGACCGTCCCACGCGGGTAAGCGCAAAGATCATCGAGAATGTCAGCGTCGAACTCGAGGCACTGCTCGGCACAGCGCGGCTTACTGTGGCCGACCTCTCGGCGCTGCAGCCAGGCGACGCGGTGCCGTTGACGACGGCACTCAACGAGGTGGTCGAGTTGCGTTTGGGAGGCGCGGTCGTCGCCAGGGGCGAACTGGTCGCAGTCGACGAGAAATTCGGTGTCCGGCTGACCGAGATCGGGCAATGGCCCGAATGA
- a CDS encoding FliM/FliN family flagellar motor switch protein has protein sequence MTDATLWLPPGTSFGRLDRRIAQVVHGWSRVWFGGDADIVPGGTQREAVWSKARPQQCGRGGWLLVPDEATRTLGRLALHLEPGAQETEADRATLDSVGADCLKALGEALLADLEIESVKPEEVNLAAPVAGAIWKIEYARSALRLGFLLQEAERAALLLRLMPPAERRPPVVAPDVALAPLEVALTASLGTCGVTLAELRSLSTGDVLVLDRDLSATSPLAIDGSRASSGSCAIAREADRLLLEIAEPIIGRNS, from the coding sequence ATGACGGACGCCACACTTTGGCTGCCGCCCGGCACAAGCTTTGGGCGGCTCGATCGGCGTATCGCGCAGGTCGTTCACGGATGGTCGCGCGTATGGTTTGGCGGCGACGCCGACATCGTGCCTGGCGGAACGCAGCGCGAGGCGGTCTGGAGCAAGGCAAGGCCGCAGCAATGCGGGCGAGGTGGCTGGCTGCTCGTACCCGATGAGGCGACGCGGACGCTGGGCAGGCTTGCCTTGCATCTTGAGCCCGGCGCTCAGGAGACCGAGGCAGACCGCGCCACGTTGGATAGCGTCGGCGCCGATTGCCTCAAGGCGCTCGGTGAGGCGCTCCTGGCGGATCTGGAAATTGAAAGCGTGAAGCCCGAGGAGGTGAACCTCGCTGCGCCTGTCGCCGGAGCAATCTGGAAGATCGAATATGCAAGATCGGCCCTGCGCCTGGGCTTTCTGCTGCAGGAGGCCGAACGCGCTGCGCTGCTGCTGCGGCTCATGCCGCCCGCCGAGCGCAGGCCGCCGGTCGTTGCGCCGGACGTCGCGCTCGCACCGCTTGAAGTCGCGCTGACGGCGAGCCTCGGGACCTGCGGAGTGACGCTGGCGGAGCTCAGGTCGCTTTCAACGGGCGATGTGCTCGTGCTCGATCGCGATCTGTCGGCGACCTCCCCGCTCGCCATCGATGGCAGCAGAGCGTCTTCGGGCAGCTGCGCAATTGCTCGGGAAGCCGACCGTCTTCTCCTCGAAATCGCCGAACCGATTATTGGAAGAAACTCGTGA
- a CDS encoding flagellar hook-basal body complex protein, giving the protein MFGAIYVGLSGLNAYSNGLKQVSNNVTNLNTSGFKGQTVTFENYAGRGDQGGLSFSLEGQGSGGGVGNGRTQIDLRQGELRQTDRDLDLTVDGSGFLVLFDGSEMLYTTTGSFSVDKEGFIVLSGTNYRLATLDAANQPVALSIDVSRTNPPKITTTVKFANNLSADASLDLPYAVSNIKVHDATGKTHVWKAQFQRQSAGTWSVTVTNGTATVATTTLKFINGAIDPATARLDIVDATSGLTVAFDFSIGVSSFAGGNVSTLSAASVDGYPAGALTSVGVNVQGQIELGYSNEQKVQLGAVAIADFRDPQILEQRGAGLFGKTGSGAVEFMASADPRVGQVIGRRLEASNVDLSRQFGDLILIQRGFQASSQIVSVSNDMIQQLFGIRGQG; this is encoded by the coding sequence ATGTTCGGCGCAATCTATGTGGGGTTGAGCGGGCTCAACGCCTATTCGAACGGGCTCAAGCAGGTCAGCAACAACGTCACCAACCTCAACACCTCCGGGTTCAAGGGGCAGACGGTTACGTTTGAGAACTATGCTGGCCGCGGCGACCAGGGCGGACTTTCCTTCTCGCTCGAGGGGCAGGGAAGCGGCGGCGGCGTCGGCAACGGCAGGACGCAGATCGACCTGCGCCAGGGGGAACTGCGCCAGACCGATCGCGATCTCGACCTGACCGTTGATGGAAGCGGTTTCCTCGTGCTCTTCGACGGCAGCGAGATGCTCTATACGACCACCGGCAGCTTCAGCGTCGACAAGGAGGGTTTCATCGTCCTGTCCGGCACCAATTATCGCCTGGCGACGCTCGATGCTGCCAATCAGCCGGTCGCACTCTCGATCGACGTGTCGCGCACCAACCCGCCAAAGATAACGACCACCGTCAAGTTTGCGAACAACCTCTCCGCCGACGCAAGCCTGGACCTGCCGTACGCTGTCAGTAACATCAAGGTGCATGACGCGACCGGAAAGACGCATGTCTGGAAGGCGCAGTTCCAGCGGCAAAGCGCCGGGACATGGTCGGTGACGGTCACCAACGGCACGGCCACGGTCGCCACGACGACGCTCAAGTTCATCAACGGCGCCATCGATCCGGCCACGGCGCGGCTCGATATCGTTGATGCGACGTCCGGTCTTACGGTTGCGTTCGATTTCTCGATCGGCGTGAGCTCATTTGCGGGCGGCAATGTCTCCACGCTGAGCGCGGCTTCGGTGGATGGCTATCCCGCCGGCGCGTTGACGTCTGTCGGCGTCAACGTCCAAGGGCAGATCGAACTTGGCTACTCGAATGAGCAGAAGGTGCAGCTTGGCGCGGTCGCGATCGCTGACTTTCGCGATCCGCAGATCCTGGAGCAGCGCGGTGCGGGTCTCTTTGGCAAGACCGGCAGCGGAGCGGTCGAGTTCATGGCGAGCGCCGACCCGCGTGTCGGTCAGGTCATCGGACGTCGGCTTGAGGCATCGAACGTCGATCTGTCGCGGCAGTTCGGCGATCTCATCCTGATCCAGCGCGGTTTCCAGGCGTCGTCGCAGATCGTGAGCGTTTCCAATGACATGATCCAGCAGCTCTTCGGTATCCGCGGGCAGGGATGA
- a CDS encoding flagellar hook assembly protein FlgD, which produces MQVGAIDPQTQQPSANANQAATNAFGLSFDALLKIILTQLTYQDPLKPMDNFEFVSQLAQFSQIQQAQTMNDRLEALVSAQATNQATGLLGREVDVPAGNATLSGKVTAVSFQNGAPTVTIQTSDGRTLSGLAIGSITQVREKK; this is translated from the coding sequence ATGCAAGTTGGTGCCATCGACCCTCAGACGCAGCAGCCGAGCGCCAACGCGAACCAGGCTGCTACAAATGCGTTCGGCCTCAGCTTTGATGCGCTGCTCAAGATTATCCTGACCCAGCTGACCTATCAGGATCCGCTGAAGCCGATGGACAATTTCGAGTTCGTCTCGCAGCTCGCCCAGTTCTCGCAAATCCAGCAAGCGCAGACGATGAATGATCGTCTCGAGGCCCTGGTTTCTGCCCAGGCGACGAACCAGGCGACCGGGTTGCTCGGCCGCGAAGTCGATGTGCCGGCAGGGAATGCCACGCTTTCCGGCAAGGTTACCGCCGTGTCCTTCCAGAACGGAGCCCCGACCGTGACGATCCAGACCAGCGATGGACGGACGCTCAGCGGGCTCGCCATTGGCAGCATCACCCAGGTGAGGGAGAAGAAGTAG